In the genome of Rubripirellula tenax, one region contains:
- a CDS encoding helix-turn-helix domain-containing protein has translation MPGKAAKIQVTERQFEILEEIVASRTAAVRLVQRAKVVLLAFAKHNNEEVGEIVGLNPQQASVWRKRWRDGWQRLISIECNEPRSVLKNEIETLLADKQRKGRASKFTPEQQVAIVAIACENPDEESDRPIAQFTVREIVDEAVKREIVPSISRTAVWSFLKSHRCSAASK, from the coding sequence ATGCCAGGGAAGGCAGCCAAAATCCAGGTCACCGAGCGGCAGTTCGAGATCCTTGAAGAGATCGTCGCAAGTCGCACCGCTGCCGTTCGGCTGGTGCAACGTGCCAAGGTTGTCTTGCTCGCCTTTGCGAAGCACAACAACGAGGAAGTCGGTGAAATCGTCGGGCTCAATCCGCAACAGGCCAGTGTTTGGCGAAAGCGTTGGAGGGACGGCTGGCAGCGACTGATTTCGATCGAATGCAACGAACCGCGTTCAGTCTTGAAGAACGAAATTGAAACTCTGTTAGCGGACAAACAGCGAAAAGGTCGAGCATCGAAGTTCACCCCTGAACAGCAAGTTGCCATCGTGGCGATCGCTTGCGAGAATCCGGACGAAGAATCGGACCGTCCGATTGCACAGTTCACCGTTCGAGAGATCGTCGATGAAGCGGTCAAACGCGAAATTGTGCCAAGCATTTCACGCACTGCGGTGTGGTCTTTTTTAAAATCGCACCGATGTTCAGCCGCATCGAAGTAA